A window of Streptomyces marispadix contains these coding sequences:
- a CDS encoding DeoR/GlpR family DNA-binding transcription regulator, which yields MSAEERQREIVGAARRSGSVDVAELAAELGVAKETVRRDLRVLESHGLLRRTHGGAYPVESAGFETTLAFRTTMHVPEKRRIAAAAVEHLGEAETVFIDEGFTPQLIAEGLPRDRPLTVVTASLAAAGALAAAEEINVLLLGGRVRGGTLATVDHWTTKMLSGFVIDLAFIGANGISREHGLTTPDPAVSEVKAQALRASRRRIFAGMHTKFGAVSFCKFAEVGDFQTIVTSTGLPASEAHRYSLRGPQVIRA from the coding sequence ATGAGCGCGGAGGAACGTCAGCGGGAGATCGTCGGGGCGGCCCGGCGAAGCGGATCCGTGGACGTCGCCGAACTCGCCGCCGAGTTGGGCGTGGCCAAGGAGACGGTCCGCCGCGATCTGCGCGTACTGGAGTCGCACGGTCTGCTGCGCCGCACGCACGGCGGTGCCTACCCGGTGGAGAGCGCGGGCTTCGAGACGACGCTGGCCTTCCGCACCACCATGCACGTCCCGGAGAAGCGCCGTATCGCCGCGGCCGCGGTCGAGCACCTCGGTGAGGCGGAGACGGTCTTCATCGACGAGGGGTTCACACCGCAGCTCATCGCCGAGGGGCTGCCCCGTGACCGTCCGCTGACCGTGGTGACCGCTTCTCTGGCCGCGGCGGGCGCGCTCGCCGCGGCGGAGGAGATCAACGTGCTGCTGCTCGGCGGGCGCGTGCGCGGCGGCACGCTGGCCACCGTCGACCACTGGACGACGAAGATGCTCTCCGGCTTCGTCATCGATCTCGCGTTCATCGGAGCCAACGGCATCTCGCGGGAACACGGCCTGACCACTCCGGACCCGGCCGTCAGCGAGGTGAAGGCGCAGGCTCTGCGTGCGTCGCGGCGGCGGATCTTCGCGGGCATGCACACGAAGTTCGGAGCGGTCAGCTTCTGCAAGTTCGCGGAGGTGGGCGACTTCCAGACGATCGTCACCTCCACCGGGCTGCCCGCCTCCGAAGCCCACCGCTATTCGCTGCGCGGACCTCAGGTGATCAGGGCTTGA
- a CDS encoding ABC transporter substrate-binding protein: MRIRSRQRTRAVIGVATANVLLAACAGAGSLATGGDTINVLMVNNPQMVELQKLTAKHFTKKTGIKVRFTTLPENDVRDKIGQDFANQAGQYDVATISNYEAPIYAKNEWLKPLDGYLKKDRDFDQKDILPPIRESLKGEDGKTYAEPFYGESSFLMYRKDIFEKKGLEMPERPTWPQVAKLAAKADGAEKGMSGICLRGLPGWGEVIAPLTTVVNTFGGTWFDKDYKAKLTDPAFVKATKFYVDLVRKHGESGATQSGFAECLNNVTQGKSAMWYDATSAAGSLEAEKSPVKGKIGYVPAPTVKTDSSGWLYSWAWGLQKASRNQDKAWKFIKWASSKEYERLVGKEFGWANVPAGKRSSTYEIPEYRKTAGAFGDTTRKAIAEADPRDPGVQKRPTIGIQFVDIPEFSDLGTKVSQELSAAIAGRQSVETALKKSQQLAAEISEEYEGRGR; this comes from the coding sequence ATGCGCATCCGCAGCCGCCAAAGGACACGCGCAGTCATAGGCGTCGCCACGGCCAACGTGCTGCTGGCCGCCTGCGCCGGCGCCGGAAGCCTCGCCACCGGCGGCGACACCATCAACGTACTGATGGTGAACAACCCGCAGATGGTCGAGTTGCAGAAGCTCACCGCCAAGCACTTCACGAAGAAGACCGGCATCAAGGTCCGCTTCACGACGCTGCCGGAGAACGACGTCCGCGACAAGATCGGGCAGGACTTCGCCAATCAGGCAGGCCAGTACGACGTGGCCACCATCAGCAACTACGAGGCGCCGATCTACGCCAAGAACGAGTGGCTCAAGCCCCTCGACGGCTATCTGAAGAAGGACAGGGACTTCGACCAGAAGGACATCCTTCCCCCCATCCGCGAGTCCCTGAAGGGCGAGGACGGCAAGACCTACGCCGAGCCGTTCTACGGGGAGTCCTCCTTCCTGATGTACCGCAAGGACATCTTCGAGAAGAAGGGTCTGGAGATGCCGGAGAGGCCGACCTGGCCGCAGGTCGCGAAGCTCGCGGCGAAGGCCGACGGCGCGGAGAAGGGCATGAGCGGGATCTGCCTGCGCGGGCTGCCCGGATGGGGCGAGGTGATCGCCCCGCTCACCACCGTCGTCAACACCTTCGGCGGCACCTGGTTCGACAAGGACTACAAGGCGAAGCTGACCGATCCCGCCTTCGTCAAGGCCACGAAGTTCTATGTCGATCTGGTGCGCAAGCACGGCGAGTCGGGCGCCACCCAGTCCGGTTTCGCCGAGTGCCTCAACAACGTGACCCAGGGCAAGTCCGCCATGTGGTACGACGCGACCTCCGCAGCCGGGTCCCTCGAAGCGGAGAAGTCCCCCGTCAAGGGAAAGATCGGCTACGTTCCCGCCCCGACGGTGAAGACCGACTCCTCCGGCTGGCTCTACAGCTGGGCGTGGGGCCTCCAGAAGGCCTCCCGCAACCAGGACAAGGCGTGGAAGTTCATCAAGTGGGCCTCCAGCAAGGAGTACGAGCGGCTCGTCGGCAAGGAGTTCGGCTGGGCCAACGTGCCCGCGGGCAAGCGCAGTTCGACGTATGAGATCCCCGAGTACCGCAAGACCGCGGGAGCCTTCGGCGACACCACCCGCAAGGCCATCGCCGAGGCCGACCCGCGTGACCCGGGCGTGCAGAAGCGGCCCACCATCGGCATCCAGTTCGTGGACATCCCCGAGTTCTCCGACCTCGGCACCAAGGTCTCCCAGGAACTCAGCGCGGCCATCGCCGGACGCCAGTCCGTCGAGACGGCCCTGAAGAAGTCGCAGCAGCTTGCCGCAGAGATCTCCGAGGAGTACGAGGGACGAGGGCGATGA
- a CDS encoding carbohydrate ABC transporter permease — protein MRAWVTRAPLLPALVFLIIVTQLPMVATLVISVFDWNALYPEARSFAGLANYAEVLGDPELRKSVFTTILLTVTVVLTSLVLGMLLALLLDRRFKGRGAVRTMLIAPFLLVPVAAALLWKHVLYNPEYGLFNGVLHWILGDGATQPDWVAEMPLGAVEASLVWQWTPFMMLILLAGLQSRPMDAVEAAWIDGAGAWQVFRYITLPHLRRYLELGALLGTVYIVQNFDAVFTITSGGLGTANLPYTIYQTFYQGHEYGLASAAGVLVVIGSIIIATLALRVVSSLFREEARS, from the coding sequence CTGCGTGCCTGGGTCACCCGCGCACCGCTGCTGCCCGCGCTGGTCTTCCTGATCATCGTGACCCAGCTTCCGATGGTGGCGACGCTGGTGATCTCCGTCTTCGACTGGAACGCGCTCTACCCGGAGGCGCGTTCGTTCGCCGGGCTCGCCAACTACGCGGAGGTGCTGGGCGATCCGGAGCTGCGCAAGTCGGTGTTCACCACCATCCTCCTCACCGTCACCGTCGTACTCACCAGCCTGGTGCTGGGCATGCTCCTCGCGCTGCTGCTCGACCGCCGCTTCAAGGGGCGCGGAGCGGTACGCACGATGCTCATCGCCCCGTTCCTGCTGGTGCCGGTGGCCGCGGCGCTGCTGTGGAAGCACGTGCTCTACAACCCCGAGTACGGCCTCTTCAACGGCGTACTGCACTGGATACTCGGCGACGGCGCGACGCAGCCCGACTGGGTCGCGGAGATGCCGCTCGGCGCGGTCGAGGCGTCGCTGGTGTGGCAGTGGACACCGTTCATGATGCTGATCCTGCTCGCCGGGCTACAGAGCCGCCCCATGGACGCCGTCGAGGCCGCCTGGATCGACGGGGCGGGCGCCTGGCAGGTGTTCCGCTACATCACGCTGCCGCATCTGCGCCGCTACCTCGAACTCGGCGCCCTGCTCGGCACCGTCTACATCGTGCAGAACTTCGACGCCGTCTTCACCATCACCTCCGGCGGCCTCGGCACCGCCAACCTGCCGTACACGATCTACCAGACCTTCTACCAGGGCCACGAGTACGGGCTGGCCTCCGCCGCAGGCGTGCTGGTCGTGATCGGCTCCATCATCATCGCCACCCTCGCGCTGCGGGTGGTCTCGTCCCTCTTCCGTGAGGAGGCCCGGTCATGA
- a CDS encoding carbohydrate ABC transporter permease, producing the protein MSAATRTAPAATKAPDTAPRKVRRRNAGLGLVAWLVGIVFVLPVLWMALTSLHSEADAATNPPSLAAPLTLDGYREFFGAGGGPSPWFSLANSMTASVVSTLFVLLLALPAAYALSIRPVKKWTDVLFFFLSTKMLPVVAGLLPIYLFAKSSGTLDNIWLLVVLYTSMNLPIAVWMMQSFLAEVPAALIEAAQIDGARLPVILTRVVAPIAMPGIAATSLICFIFSWNEMLFARVLTGVIAQTAPVFLTGFITSQGLFLAKVCAASLVISLPVLAAGFAAQDKLVQGLSLGAVK; encoded by the coding sequence ATGAGCGCCGCGACGCGAACCGCTCCCGCCGCAACCAAAGCCCCCGACACCGCGCCGAGGAAGGTCCGCCGCAGGAACGCCGGACTGGGCCTGGTCGCCTGGCTCGTGGGTATCGTCTTCGTACTGCCGGTGCTGTGGATGGCGCTGACGTCGCTGCACTCCGAGGCGGACGCCGCCACCAATCCGCCGTCGCTGGCCGCGCCGCTGACGCTGGACGGGTACCGGGAGTTCTTCGGCGCCGGCGGAGGCCCCAGCCCCTGGTTCTCGCTGGCCAACTCCATGACGGCGTCCGTCGTTTCGACGCTGTTCGTGCTGCTGCTGGCGCTGCCCGCCGCGTACGCGCTGTCGATCCGGCCGGTGAAGAAGTGGACCGACGTGCTGTTCTTCTTCCTCTCGACGAAGATGCTGCCGGTCGTCGCGGGCCTGCTGCCGATCTACCTGTTCGCCAAGAGCTCCGGCACGCTGGACAACATCTGGCTGCTCGTCGTCCTGTACACGTCGATGAACCTGCCGATCGCCGTGTGGATGATGCAGTCCTTCCTGGCCGAGGTGCCCGCGGCGCTGATCGAGGCCGCGCAGATCGACGGCGCACGGCTGCCGGTGATCCTCACCCGCGTCGTCGCTCCCATCGCGATGCCCGGCATCGCCGCGACCTCCCTGATCTGCTTCATCTTCAGCTGGAACGAGATGCTCTTCGCCCGGGTCCTCACCGGCGTCATCGCGCAGACCGCGCCCGTCTTCCTGACGGGATTCATCACCAGCCAGGGCCTGTTCCTTGCGAAGGTGTGCGCGGCGTCGCTCGTGATCTCCCTGCCGGTGCTCGCGGCGGGGTTCGCCGCCCAGGACAAGCTGGTCCAGGGCCTGTCTCTAGGAGCCGTGAAATGA
- a CDS encoding zinc-dependent alcohol dehydrogenase family protein — protein MRAALVESVGKVGLTTVPDPAPGPRQVVVEVAACGLCGTDLHIRQGEFAPSLPLVPGHEFAGEVVGVGREVTELAVGDRVAVDPSLYCYECRYCRTGHNNLCERWAAIGVTTAGGAAEYAVAPVANCVKLPEHVRTQDAALIEPLSCAVRGYDVLDSRLGAHVLIYGSGTMGLMMLELAKRTGAASVDVLDLNAERLATARKLGCSAAAATADELDRPQGWDLVVDATGNANAIQDGLGRVAKAGTFLQFGVSDYATTATIEPYKIYNQEITITGSMAVLHSYERAAELFAGGVLDPDVFISDRLPLDDYPEALDRFAAGKGRKIVVVP, from the coding sequence ATGAGGGCAGCTCTCGTCGAGTCCGTGGGCAAGGTCGGACTCACCACCGTTCCCGATCCGGCGCCCGGGCCCCGCCAGGTCGTCGTCGAGGTGGCGGCGTGCGGGCTGTGCGGCACCGATCTGCACATCAGGCAGGGCGAGTTCGCACCGTCGCTGCCGCTCGTTCCGGGCCATGAGTTCGCCGGCGAGGTCGTCGGCGTCGGCCGCGAGGTGACGGAACTCGCCGTCGGCGACCGCGTCGCCGTCGACCCGTCGCTGTACTGCTACGAGTGCCGCTACTGCCGTACGGGCCACAACAACCTCTGCGAGCGGTGGGCGGCGATCGGCGTCACCACGGCGGGCGGCGCCGCCGAGTACGCCGTCGCCCCCGTGGCCAACTGCGTCAAGCTGCCCGAGCACGTACGCACCCAGGACGCGGCGCTCATCGAGCCGCTGTCCTGCGCCGTACGCGGCTACGACGTGCTCGACAGCCGGCTCGGCGCCCACGTGCTGATCTACGGCTCGGGAACCATGGGCCTGATGATGCTGGAACTGGCGAAGCGGACCGGCGCCGCCAGCGTCGACGTGCTCGACCTCAATGCCGAACGGCTCGCGACCGCACGGAAGTTGGGCTGCTCGGCCGCCGCGGCGACGGCCGACGAACTCGACCGGCCCCAGGGCTGGGACCTCGTCGTCGACGCGACCGGCAACGCCAACGCCATCCAGGACGGGCTGGGGCGCGTCGCCAAGGCCGGGACGTTCCTCCAGTTCGGCGTCTCCGACTACGCCACGACCGCGACCATCGAGCCGTACAAGATCTACAACCAGGAGATCACCATCACCGGTTCGATGGCCGTGCTGCACAGCTACGAGCGTGCCGCCGAACTCTTCGCGGGCGGCGTGCTCGACCCGGACGTCTTCATCTCCGACCGGCTGCCGCTGGACGACTACCCGGAGGCGCTGGACCGCTTCGCGGCGGGCAAGGGGCGGAAGATCGTCGTCGTGCCGTAA
- a CDS encoding FG-GAP and VCBS repeat-containing protein — translation MNLGALPRDRTVRIVSVAAVTLVVSLLLYTAYAVTSVPHRAAKECRTTEARSDGGPKSGHGEKTSGHDDRRQSRTSAVGAPDGPDGMASAQADFDGDGHTDLAAAGPGGDLHGKRLAGHVAVTYGSRGDERSVRCQLITQDDDGVPGEIEEEAAFGAEAHARDFDGDGYTDLAVTTAEEVDGSAVIILWGSAGGLRGGTAVDGASSGSYETPLAAGDFDGDGHADLALNPGSDDGLLKGPFDRDGDPAATDAIPAPELPDDPTGSLRVADLVSGDVDGDGRSDLLTFHTDDDGESDWSELTWRGNYYRGGKDGFGKPDSSRVPDGETAVVGDVNEDGHGDLIVSPRGEDVGRGAVEVAYGTKDGPGRRTETIDADTPGVPGDGEDLNDSDVFTTLDAGDVDGDGYADVVAGAPRSRKGDAENSAGTVLFLRGGDDGLTGEGARLLDESDVKAKPERQDRFGEGVRLTDVDGDRKADLAVGAPWEGSAPAGGRFKGAAWLVPGGGDGPDTGAAALFGPADFGLSDEDSPTFGESYAK, via the coding sequence TTGAACCTCGGCGCCCTCCCACGCGACCGCACCGTCCGCATCGTCTCCGTCGCCGCCGTGACCCTCGTCGTCTCCCTGCTCCTCTATACGGCCTACGCCGTGACGTCCGTCCCGCACCGCGCGGCCAAGGAGTGCCGGACCACGGAAGCCCGATCGGACGGGGGACCGAAGTCCGGGCACGGCGAGAAGACCTCCGGGCACGACGACCGTCGGCAGAGCCGCACTTCGGCGGTGGGCGCACCCGACGGACCCGACGGAATGGCCTCCGCCCAGGCCGACTTCGACGGCGACGGACACACCGACCTGGCTGCCGCCGGACCGGGCGGCGACCTGCACGGCAAGCGCCTCGCCGGGCATGTGGCCGTCACCTACGGCTCCCGCGGCGACGAACGTTCCGTGCGCTGCCAGTTGATCACCCAGGACGACGACGGAGTGCCGGGCGAGATCGAAGAGGAGGCCGCCTTCGGCGCGGAGGCCCACGCCCGCGACTTCGACGGCGACGGCTACACCGACCTCGCCGTGACCACCGCCGAGGAGGTCGACGGCAGCGCCGTGATCATCCTGTGGGGCTCCGCCGGGGGCCTGCGCGGCGGCACGGCCGTCGACGGCGCTTCCTCCGGCTCGTATGAAACCCCCCTCGCGGCAGGCGACTTCGACGGCGACGGCCATGCCGACCTGGCCCTGAACCCGGGTTCGGACGACGGTCTGCTCAAGGGTCCCTTCGACCGGGACGGCGACCCGGCCGCCACCGACGCGATCCCCGCCCCGGAGCTTCCCGACGACCCCACGGGCAGCCTCCGCGTCGCCGACCTGGTCTCAGGCGACGTCGACGGCGACGGCCGGAGCGACCTGCTGACCTTCCACACAGACGACGACGGTGAGTCGGACTGGTCCGAACTCACCTGGCGCGGCAACTACTACAGGGGCGGCAAGGACGGTTTCGGCAAGCCCGACAGCTCACGGGTGCCCGACGGCGAGACCGCCGTCGTCGGCGACGTGAACGAGGACGGACACGGAGACCTGATCGTCTCCCCGCGCGGCGAGGACGTCGGCAGGGGCGCGGTCGAGGTCGCCTACGGCACGAAGGACGGCCCCGGACGCCGTACGGAGACCATCGACGCGGACACCCCGGGCGTGCCCGGCGACGGCGAAGACCTCAACGACAGCGACGTGTTCACCACGCTGGACGCCGGGGACGTCGACGGCGACGGATACGCCGACGTCGTCGCCGGAGCACCCCGAAGCCGCAAGGGCGACGCGGAGAACAGCGCGGGCACCGTCCTCTTCCTCCGCGGAGGCGACGACGGTCTCACGGGCGAGGGCGCACGCCTCCTCGACGAGTCGGATGTGAAGGCGAAGCCCGAGAGGCAGGACCGGTTCGGCGAAGGGGTACGCCTCACCGATGTCGACGGCGACCGCAAGGCCGACCTGGCGGTGGGCGCCCCCTGGGAGGGCAGCGCCCCGGCCGGCGGCCGTTTCAAGGGCGCGGCCTGGCTGGTGCCCGGCGGCGGCGACGGCCCTGACACGGGCGCCGCCGCCCTCTTCGGCCCCGCCGACTTCGGACTGTCGGACGAGGACTCACCCACGTTCGGGGAGTCCTACGCGAAGTAG
- a CDS encoding VOC family protein has protein sequence MDILGTSLRVCVDDLDAAVPAYERLASTEAVRFTQGPVAVAAVGPFFLMSGPSEHLEILRKIAATLAVKDVAEAVADLEAVGAQIVAGPKETPIGRSVIARHPDGSVFEYVDRQESGS, from the coding sequence ATGGACATTCTGGGGACTTCACTGCGCGTCTGCGTCGACGATCTGGATGCCGCGGTTCCGGCGTACGAGAGGCTGGCGAGCACCGAGGCGGTGCGATTCACGCAAGGGCCGGTCGCGGTCGCGGCCGTGGGGCCCTTCTTCTTGATGAGCGGCCCCTCGGAGCATCTGGAGATCCTGCGCAAGATCGCGGCGACGCTCGCGGTGAAGGACGTGGCCGAGGCGGTCGCCGATCTGGAGGCGGTCGGCGCCCAGATCGTCGCGGGCCCCAAGGAGACCCCGATCGGGCGCAGCGTCATCGCCCGCCACCCTGACGGCAGCGTCTTCGAGTACGTCGACCGGCAGGAGTCGGGCAGCTAG
- a CDS encoding class I SAM-dependent methyltransferase, translating to MAEREETEETEGAEETDGAGAETGAETAIYTHGHHEAVLRSHTWRTAANSAGYLLEQLKPDARVLDIGCGPGTITADLAALVPQGSVTVVDHAPGVLERARETAARRGLENVEFETGDVHALGHPDDTFDVVHAHQVLQHVGDPVRALQEMRRVCAPGGIVAARDADYGAMFWFPLVEGLAHWQELYRRVARANGGEPDAGRRLHAWARQSGLREVTASSSVWCFATAEDRAWWSESWAERTLASSFATSAVEGGHATREHLREAAEAWREWGADADGWFAVPHGEILCRA from the coding sequence ATGGCGGAGCGTGAAGAGACCGAAGAGACCGAAGGGGCCGAAGAGACCGATGGGGCCGGGGCGGAGACCGGTGCGGAGACCGCCATCTATACGCACGGCCACCACGAGGCGGTGCTCCGCTCGCACACGTGGCGCACGGCGGCCAACTCGGCCGGTTATCTCCTGGAGCAACTGAAGCCCGACGCAAGGGTGCTGGACATCGGCTGCGGTCCGGGCACCATCACCGCGGACCTGGCGGCGCTCGTGCCGCAGGGTTCCGTCACCGTCGTCGACCACGCGCCTGGCGTGCTGGAGCGGGCGCGGGAGACGGCCGCCCGGCGCGGTCTGGAGAACGTCGAGTTCGAGACGGGCGACGTACATGCGCTCGGCCACCCCGACGACACCTTCGACGTGGTGCACGCGCATCAGGTGCTGCAACACGTGGGCGATCCGGTGCGGGCGCTGCAGGAGATGCGGCGGGTGTGCGCTCCGGGCGGCATCGTCGCGGCACGGGACGCCGACTACGGCGCGATGTTCTGGTTCCCGCTGGTCGAAGGGCTCGCTCACTGGCAGGAGCTGTACCGGCGGGTGGCGCGCGCCAACGGCGGCGAGCCAGACGCCGGTCGCCGACTGCACGCCTGGGCAAGGCAGTCGGGGCTGCGGGAGGTGACCGCCTCGTCGTCGGTGTGGTGCTTCGCCACCGCCGAGGACCGTGCGTGGTGGAGCGAGTCATGGGCGGAACGCACCCTCGCGTCCTCCTTCGCGACGTCCGCCGTGGAGGGCGGGCACGCCACGAGGGAGCATCTGCGCGAGGCGGCGGAGGCGTGGCGGGAGTGGGGCGCGGACGCCGACGGCTGGTTCGCGGTGCCTCACGGGGAGATCCTGTGCCGGGCCTGA
- a CDS encoding bifunctional phosphatase PAP2/diacylglycerol kinase family protein: protein MSTFTDRVGRGLRSLSRSRPQGLRDLKGASAHGRTRAATASSPPSGTRSWRDWPASRAWSAADRRVFEIVARRDWPGPERVLPGLSRSANQGRLWFAVAGAIALSNTPRARRCAARGLASLAVASATVNTLGKRSVRRDRPLLDAVPLIRQLNRQPVTTSFPSGHAASAAAFVTGVALESPRWGAAVAPIAAAVAFSRVYTGVHYPSDVLVGAALGVGSAFAVRGVAPTRSQLPSPGRPLADAPAMPEGSGLVLVANSSSGSRMDDFGPGTGAVRADLVKPAEAAEAAGAAQAAEEPAALSVVRNMLPKAEIVTCDPKSGGLPGALTEAAQRAAELGGALGVCGGDGTVNAAAARAVRAGVPLAVLPGGTHNHFAFDLGIEEFADTCRAVQTGQAVAVDLGRFTPQPEPGGRLPERGQEQEPGYFLNTFSLGAYPELVRIRERWAHRIGPWPAGVLAALRVLRTSGPVEAGLGGKERALWLLFAGNCAYRVGMAPVRRHDLADGMLDVRIVKAGRWARTRLFIAALTSAVDRSPLHSTARLRRLMISDIPPGTHLTYDGEVARAPGRLLLDKQHEALTVYRPLDV from the coding sequence ATGTCGACCTTCACCGACCGAGTGGGGCGCGGTCTGCGCAGTCTCAGCCGTTCACGTCCTCAGGGCCTCCGCGACCTCAAGGGCGCGTCAGCTCACGGCCGTACGCGGGCGGCGACGGCCTCTTCGCCTCCGTCCGGCACCAGGTCGTGGCGTGACTGGCCCGCGTCGCGGGCGTGGTCGGCGGCCGACCGGCGGGTCTTCGAGATCGTGGCGCGGCGTGACTGGCCCGGCCCCGAGCGGGTGCTGCCTGGACTGAGCCGCAGCGCCAACCAGGGGCGGCTGTGGTTCGCGGTGGCGGGCGCCATCGCGCTGTCGAACACCCCGCGGGCCCGCAGATGCGCCGCGCGGGGGCTCGCCTCGCTGGCGGTCGCCTCGGCCACGGTCAACACCCTGGGCAAGCGCTCGGTGCGGCGGGATCGTCCGCTGCTCGACGCGGTGCCGCTGATACGGCAGTTGAACCGCCAGCCGGTGACCACGTCCTTCCCCTCGGGGCACGCGGCGTCGGCCGCCGCGTTCGTCACGGGTGTGGCTCTGGAGTCGCCGCGCTGGGGCGCGGCCGTCGCCCCGATCGCGGCGGCGGTGGCCTTCTCACGTGTCTATACGGGCGTCCACTACCCCAGCGACGTGCTCGTGGGGGCGGCCCTGGGCGTGGGGTCCGCGTTCGCGGTACGGGGCGTGGCCCCGACGCGTTCCCAACTGCCTTCGCCAGGGCGTCCGTTGGCGGACGCACCCGCGATGCCGGAGGGTTCGGGGCTGGTGCTGGTCGCCAACTCCTCGTCGGGATCGCGGATGGACGACTTCGGCCCCGGTACGGGTGCGGTGCGCGCCGACCTCGTGAAGCCCGCCGAGGCCGCCGAGGCCGCCGGAGCCGCCCAGGCCGCCGAGGAGCCCGCGGCGCTGAGCGTCGTACGGAACATGCTGCCCAAGGCGGAGATCGTCACGTGCGACCCGAAGTCCGGGGGGCTGCCCGGCGCGCTCACCGAAGCCGCCCAGCGCGCCGCGGAGTTGGGCGGTGCGCTCGGCGTCTGCGGCGGCGACGGCACCGTCAACGCCGCCGCGGCCCGCGCCGTACGGGCGGGCGTGCCGCTGGCGGTGCTGCCGGGCGGCACGCACAACCACTTCGCCTTCGACCTCGGCATCGAGGAGTTCGCGGACACCTGCCGTGCCGTGCAGACGGGACAGGCGGTCGCCGTGGACCTCGGCCGGTTCACACCGCAGCCGGAGCCAGGCGGGAGGCTTCCTGAGCGGGGGCAGGAGCAGGAGCCGGGCTACTTCCTCAACACCTTCAGCCTCGGCGCGTATCCGGAACTGGTGCGCATCCGCGAGCGCTGGGCCCATCGCATCGGCCCATGGCCCGCGGGTGTGCTGGCGGCGCTGCGTGTGCTGCGTACGAGCGGGCCGGTGGAGGCCGGACTCGGCGGCAAGGAGCGTGCGCTGTGGCTGCTCTTCGCGGGCAACTGCGCCTACCGCGTGGGCATGGCCCCCGTACGGCGCCACGACCTCGCCGACGGGATGCTCGACGTACGCATCGTCAAGGCGGGCCGATGGGCGCGTACGCGGTTGTTCATAGCGGCCCTCACCAGCGCGGTGGACCGCTCGCCGCTGCACAGCACGGCGCGGCTGCGGCGGCTGATGATCAGCGACATCCCGCCGGGCACCCACCTCACCTACGACGGCGAAGTGGCAAGGGCGCCGGGGAGGTTGCTGCTCGACAAGCAGCACGAGGCGCTGACGGTGTACCGGCCGCTCGACGTATGA
- a CDS encoding DUF2795 domain-containing protein — translation MQRGSDRLNVHRDDEAKREMQGRIRSGHSTRAEEWDDPEPGADDDPEVTDRPVPVPGAADPDEAEAEALRSDLARHLGRAAFPADREGLKRTLMDQYAPDSLVETVRELPKGGDTYGNVQEVMAALGRKPQA, via the coding sequence ATGCAACGTGGCAGTGACCGGTTGAACGTCCACAGGGACGACGAGGCCAAGCGGGAGATGCAGGGCCGTATCCGGTCCGGGCACTCCACACGGGCCGAGGAGTGGGACGACCCGGAGCCCGGCGCCGACGACGACCCGGAGGTCACCGACCGGCCCGTCCCGGTGCCGGGCGCGGCGGACCCGGATGAGGCGGAAGCCGAGGCCCTGCGCTCCGATTTGGCGCGCCATCTGGGGCGGGCTGCCTTCCCCGCCGACCGGGAGGGCCTCAAGCGGACGCTGATGGACCAGTACGCGCCGGACTCCCTGGTGGAGACCGTGCGGGAGCTGCCCAAGGGCGGCGACACATACGGGAACGTGCAGGAGGTGATGGCCGCGCTGGGGCGCAAGCCGCAGGCGTGA